The following nucleotide sequence is from Nesterenkonia xinjiangensis.
AGCAGCACCTGGCGCACGCCCTCGCGGATGCCCTCCTCAGTGACGACCAGGTTGCCTCCGCGCAGGATGGGTGAGCTCATCAGGAACCAGCGCATCGCATCCGAGCCGTCGCGGTCGAAGACCTCGTTGACGTCCGGATAGTTGCGCAGCGATTTGGACATCTTCTGCCCGTCGGAGCCCAGCACGATGCCGTGGCTGATGACGTTGGTGAACGCAGGCCGGTCGAACAGCGCGGTGGCCAGGATGTGCATGGTGTAGAACCAGCCGCGGGTCTGTCCGATGTACTCCACGATGAAGTCTGCCGGATGGTGGTCTTCGAACCAGTCTGCGTTCTCGAAGGGGTAGTGCACCTGCGCGAACTGCATGGACCCGGAGTCGAACCAGACGTCGAGGACGTCGGGCACACGCACCATCGTCGACCGCCCGGTCGGGTCATCCGGATTGGGCCGGGTGAGCTGATCGATCCAGGGACGGTGCAGGTCCGGCTCGCCCTGGGCATTGCGCGGGTAGTCCCCGAAGGCCTCCTTGAGCTCGTCCAGGGACCCGTAGACCTCGGTGCGCGGGTAGGCGGGGTCGTCGGAGATCCATACCGGGATGGGGCTTCCCCAGTAGCGGTTGCGGGAGATCGACCAGTCCCGGGCGTTCTCGAGCCACCTGCCGAACTGGCCGTGCTTGACGTTGGCCGGGATCCAGTTGATGGCCTCGTTGTGCTCGAGCATGCGCTTCTTGATCTGGGTCACGGCGACGTACCAGGACGTCACTGCCTTGTAGATCAGCGGGGTGCGGCAGCGCCAGCAGTGCGGGTAGGAGTGCACGTAGGACTGTTCCCGGACCAGGCGGCCCGCGGCCTTGAGCACGTTGATGATGGTGCGGTTGGCCTCGAAGACCTGCACACCGGCGATCTCAGCCAGCGGGGCGTCGCCGTCTCCGGTGGGCTCGGCGAACATCGGCAGGAAGCGTGCGCCCTCGTCGATGGAGAGGATCACGGGGATCCCTGCCTCCTCCGAGGACCGCTGGTCCTCCTCACCGTAGGCGGAGGCCTGGTGGACCAGGCCGGTGCCGTCCGTGGTGGTGACGTAGTCCTCCACCAGCACCCGGAAGGCATGCTGGGTGCCCCACTGTTCGGCGTCGGTGTAGTAGCCCCACAGGGGCTGATACTCCAGGCCCGCCAGATCGGCGCCCTGGTAGCGGGCGACCACGGCGGCGGAGGCGTGCTCGGCGGCGGTGCTGTCCTCAGTGTCCGCGAATCCCAGGTCCTTGGCGTAGGCGCCGAGGAGCTCACCGGCGAGCAGGTGCCGACCCGGCTGCGGCCCGTCGGCCGGTGCCTCGACGACGACGTACTCGACGCCGGGGCCGACGGCGACGGAGAAGTTGGTCGGCAGGGTCCAGGGGGTGGTCGTCCAGGCCAGCAGGTTGACCCCGCGCAGGGAGTCTCCGTGCTCGCCGCCGCCGGTGACCGGGAAGCTGACGGTCACCGAGGGGTCCTGGCGTTCCTTGTAGACGTCGTCGTCCATGCGGAGCTCATGGTTGGACAGCGGTGTCTCGTCCTTCCAGCAGTACGGCAGCACGCGGAAGCCCTGGTAGGTCAGGCCCTTCTCATGGAGCTGGGAGAAGGCCCAGATGACCGATTCCATGTAATCGACATTGAGGGTCTTGTAGTCGTTCTCGAAGTCCACCCAGCGGGCCTGGCGGGTGACGTAGTCCTCCCATTCCGCGGTGTACTTCAGCACCGAGGAACGGCAGGCATCGTTGAAGGTGTCGATGCCCATGGCCTCGATCTCGGCCTTGTCAGTCATGCCCAGCTGCTTCATGGCCTCCAGCTCGGCGGGCAGACCATGGGTGTCCCAGCCGAAGCGGCGCTCCACGCGCATGCCACGCTGGGTCTGGTAGCGGGCGACCAGGTCCTTCACATAGCCGGTGAGCAGATGCCCGTAGTGCGGCAGCCCGTTGGCGAAGGGCGGGCCGTCGTAGAAGACGAACTCTCCGCCGCGTCCTCCCCCGGCTTCGGCCGGGCGGTTGTCCACCGACGCCTGGAAGGTGCCGTCCTCGGCCCAACCTGCCAGGACTCGCTCTTCGATCTGCGGGAACCGTGGGGAGGCGGGGATCGTCTCGGAGGCACCGGGGGCCGTGGTCGTGCGGGGATACACGGGCGAAGAGTTCTGCTCGGTCATGGAGATCCGTCCTGGGTGTTCACGATCTGGTGGGCGTCGCGTTCTTCCGCAAGGACGCCTCAGCCGGAGCCGGACGCGGTACCACCTCGCTTGTCCGCATCCACACCTCGGCGCGTGGGCCGGGGCGAGGAGGATACGGACCTCTCCATGACAGCTGTGACGGGCATGCCCGTCCGGTTCTACTGGGGCCCGCCGCTGGAGTGCGGACCGGTTCCTCCGGAAGCTCACCGGTGATGGCCGGGTCATCGCTGATGGGCATATTCTACGGGATCATCTCCCGGAGGGCAGAACCGGCGGGCCAGACCCGGCGGGCGCCTCTTCCCGGCCGCTGCCCGCACGGCTACGGTGGTGGTCTGCCCACGGCGGCGCTGCCGTCGGGACACGGGCCTGGACGTCGAGAC
It contains:
- the ileS gene encoding isoleucine--tRNA ligase, encoding MTEQNSSPVYPRTTTAPGASETIPASPRFPQIEERVLAGWAEDGTFQASVDNRPAEAGGGRGGEFVFYDGPPFANGLPHYGHLLTGYVKDLVARYQTQRGMRVERRFGWDTHGLPAELEAMKQLGMTDKAEIEAMGIDTFNDACRSSVLKYTAEWEDYVTRQARWVDFENDYKTLNVDYMESVIWAFSQLHEKGLTYQGFRVLPYCWKDETPLSNHELRMDDDVYKERQDPSVTVSFPVTGGGEHGDSLRGVNLLAWTTTPWTLPTNFSVAVGPGVEYVVVEAPADGPQPGRHLLAGELLGAYAKDLGFADTEDSTAAEHASAAVVARYQGADLAGLEYQPLWGYYTDAEQWGTQHAFRVLVEDYVTTTDGTGLVHQASAYGEEDQRSSEEAGIPVILSIDEGARFLPMFAEPTGDGDAPLAEIAGVQVFEANRTIINVLKAAGRLVREQSYVHSYPHCWRCRTPLIYKAVTSWYVAVTQIKKRMLEHNEAINWIPANVKHGQFGRWLENARDWSISRNRYWGSPIPVWISDDPAYPRTEVYGSLDELKEAFGDYPRNAQGEPDLHRPWIDQLTRPNPDDPTGRSTMVRVPDVLDVWFDSGSMQFAQVHYPFENADWFEDHHPADFIVEYIGQTRGWFYTMHILATALFDRPAFTNVISHGIVLGSDGQKMSKSLRNYPDVNEVFDRDGSDAMRWFLMSSPILRGGNLVVTEEGIREGVRQVLLPMWNAWHFFTLYANTANGGAGYQARRVTAPEVDTEALNPLDRYILAATGDLVRGATTALDAYDVSAACDALRTFSETLTNWYIRRSRQRFYEEDTAAYDVLYTALETFARVAAPLLPLISEDIWRGLTGERSVHLADWPDPEEYLRDERSVGLMDLTRGITSAGSSLRKSAKLRVRQPLAKLTVVVPGAADLAGTYQQIIADELNIKEVELRDAAEVSADDWGIGQQLVVNARAAGPRLGKDVQKAIKGAKSGDWSTTAGGVIAGGLALHEGEYTLTTTVSDALADQAVTVLEGVVDGAGGGFLVLDTALTARLIAEGTARDLIRTIQQARKDADLQVSDRIRTTVTAAASTIDAIEDHRELVTSETLTSQLHLVADAAASDPLVCVAVDDGRDSRPRRTTTPVD